The following are encoded together in the Pelorhabdus rhamnosifermentans genome:
- the nrdG gene encoding anaerobic ribonucleoside-triphosphate reductase activating protein: protein MSTLKLAGLIRESIVDGPNLRFVVFAQGCPHHCPDCHNPQTWPFTGGFETTPAQIIAEMVKNPLLRGLTLSGGEPFCQSFAMTNLAEIAHSKSYDIIAYTGFTFEELLQKSHAEFSILTLLQQIDILIDGPFLKKHKSYELSFRGSSNQRIIDVRASLIKGTVVLKQL from the coding sequence TTGAGTACACTGAAACTTGCTGGTCTTATTCGTGAATCCATCGTAGACGGACCGAATCTTCGCTTTGTCGTGTTTGCCCAGGGTTGCCCCCATCACTGCCCAGACTGTCATAATCCACAGACTTGGCCTTTTACGGGCGGTTTTGAAACTACCCCAGCACAAATTATCGCCGAAATGGTGAAAAACCCCTTATTACGCGGATTAACGCTAAGCGGCGGTGAACCATTTTGCCAGAGTTTTGCTATGACGAATTTAGCAGAAATTGCCCATAGCAAAAGCTATGACATCATTGCCTACACAGGATTTACTTTTGAGGAATTGTTGCAAAAGTCACATGCTGAATTCTCAATTCTAACTCTACTTCAACAAATAGATATCTTAATTGATGGTCCGTTTTTAAAAAAACATAAAAGTTACGAACTCAGCTTCCGGGGTTCATCCAATCAGCGAATCATTGATGTTCGTGCTTCACTTATCAAAGGTACTGTCGTTCTGAAACAACTATAA